DNA from Serinibacter salmoneus:
CGCATGAGGTCGTCCTGCATCGAGAGGTAGAAGCGCGATTCGCCGGGATCCCCCTGACGCCCGGAGCGGCCGCGCAACTGGTTGTCGATGCGTCGTGACTCGTGCCGCTCCGTGCCCAGCACGTACAGGCCCCCGAGTTCCAGGACCTCCTCGTGCTCGGCGGCCACCGACTCCTGCGCCTCGGCCAGGGCCGCGGGCCACGCCGCCTCGTACTCCTCCGGGGTCTCGACGGGGCTCAGGCCCCGATCCTTCAGGGTGGCCTGCGCGAGGTGTTCGGCGTTCCCGCCGAGCATGATGTCGGTACCGCGGCCGGCCATGTTGGTGGCCACGGTCACCGCTCCCTTGCGTCCGGCCATCGCGATGATGGCGGCCTCACGAGCGTGGTTCTTGGCGTTGAGCACCTCGTGCGGCACGCCCTGACGCTTCAGGAGGGTAGCGAGCGCCTCGGACTTCTCCACGCTCGTGGTCCCCACGAGCACCGGCTGGCCCGTTGCGTGACGCTCCACGATGTCCTGTGCGACGGCTCGCATCTTCGCCTCGGCCGTGGTGAACACGAGGTCCGGTTGGTCGATCCGCTGCATCGGCCGGTTGGTCGGGATCGGCACCACACCCATCTCGTAGGTGTTCTGGAACTCCGCCGCCTCGGTCATCGCGGTACCGGTCATCCCGGAGATGCGGTCGTAGAGGCGGAAGTAGTTCTGCAGGGTGATCGTGGCCTGGGTCTGGTTCTCGGCCTTGATCGTCACCCCTTCCTTCGCCTCGATCGCCTGGTGCATGCCGTCGTTGTAGCGTCGGCCGGCCAGGACACGCCCGGTGTGCTCGTCGACGATCAGCACCTCACCCTTGATGACCACGTAGTCCTTGTCGCGGGTGAAGAGTTCCTTCGCCTTGATCGCGTTGTTCAGGAAACCGATCAACGGGGTGTTGAGGGACTCGTACAGGTTGTGGATACCGAGGTGGTCCTCGACCTTCTCGATACCGGGTTCGAGCACTCCCACCGTGCGCTTCTTCTCGTCGACCTCGTAGTCGACATCCAGTTCCAGACGGCGCACCACCCGGGCGAACTCCGCGAACCACCGGTTCGAGTCACCGGATGCGGGGCCGGAGATGATCAGTGGCGTTCGCGCCTCGTCGATGAGAATGGAGTCGACCTCGTCCACGATCACGAAATTGTGGCCGCGTTGCACGAGTTCCTTGGTGCTCCACGCCATGTTGTCGCGCAGGTAGTCGAAACCGAGTTCGTTGTTGGTGCCGTAGGTGATGTCCGCTGCGTAGTGCTCGCGGCGCTCGGCGCTCTTCTGACCCGAGAGGATCACCCCGGAGGAGACGCCGAGGAACCGGTAGACGCGGCCCATCAGCTCACTCTGGTAGCGGGCCAGGTAGTCGTTCACGGTCACCACGTGCACACCCTTGCCCGACAGCGAGTTCAGGTAGGCGGCGAGCGTCGCGGTGATGGTCTTTCCCTCACCGGTCTTCATCTCGGCGATGTTCCCGAAGTGCAGGGCTGCTCCGCCCATGAGCTGCACGTCGTAGAGCCGCTGACCGAGCGTGCGCTTACCGGCCTCCCGCACGACGGCGAAGGCCTCCGGGAGGAGGGCATCGAGGCTCTCCCCCGCCCCGCCGTCGTGACGCTGCCGGAACCGCTCGGTCTCCTCGGCGAGCTCGGCGTCGGTGAAGTCCGCCATGACGTCCTCGAGGGCGTTCACCTGCGCGGCGATCCCGTGCAACTTCTTGATCTGGCGCCCCTCGCCCATGCGAAGGATCCGATCGAGGATCGAGGCCACAGTCTGCTCCCAGGTCGACGTCAGGGCACGGCCGAGTCACGCCACCGCCAGGCCCAGGAGGACACCGGCGGGTGTGCCGGCCAGGCACCACGTTGCCGTGGTGCCCGTCCATCGTAGGCGCACCGGGAGGCAGATCCCGCCCCGTCAGCGCTCGAAGGCCCACTCCGCGTCACTGAGCATCCGCGCCAGGGCCAGGCCGACGGCGATGCCGAGCACGCTCAGGCACGCCTGGACCCCGAAGGCGAGGGCGGTCAGGGTGTCCCCGTCGCCGAGCCCCACCATGGCCAGGTAGGCGGTGCTCCCCGGCACCATGATGACGACCGCGGGCACGGAGACCGTGACCCGTGGCACGCGCATGCGCGGCGCGATCACGGCGGCGACCAGGCCGACCACGAGGGCGCCGCCCGCCGCGGCGAGCGCCGGCGCGACGCCGTTCTCGACCGCGAGCAGACGGGCGGTGTTGGGAACGCACCCGATCGCTGCAGCCACCACCGCCATCGCGGGCGGGGAATTGAACATGAGGGCGAACCCGAGCACCCCGCAGAAACTCGCCACCAACTGCCAGGCGGCTCGCGAGAGGCTCGGATCCGGGGCGGCCACCGGCGCGGGAACGGCCAGCGTGTGGGCGATCACCCACACCACCAGGGCCGCGGAGGAGACGATCACCATCCCGTAGGTCAGCCGCGACAGGCCCGCGGAGATGTCCAGGCGTGCAAGATCCAGCGAGGCGGTCACGAGCGGGAATCCCGGCACGAGGAAGAGCACGGCGGCGATGAACCCGGCCGCGACCGCGGGGCCCGCCGGCGCCACGAGGCCGACGAGCGAGACCACCCCGAGGTAGAGCATGCAGGCGAGCGTGGCCGCGGACATGGTCACACCGATCTGGTTGTAGCGCCGGGCCATCATGATGCGCCGCAGCAGCTGACCGCCGAAGGCCCCGACCAGTGCACCCAGCATCTCGACCCAGCCCTCGCCGAGGAGGTAGGCGAACGCCGCGCACGCAAGGCCGGCCCACAGCCCGGACAGCACCGGCGGGTAGCGGTGGTGGCGACGCTCGATCTCGTCCAGCCGGCGTTCGAGGTCGTCGGGGCCGATGGGTCCGGCTCCGACATCGTCCACCAGTCGCTGCAGGAGCGAGAGCCGCTCCGCGTTCACGCCGACGTCGCGGATCTCCGCGACCTCGGTGCGGAAGGAGCGGCCGCGGTGGGACGTGGTGGTGATCTCGGTGAGGGTCACCAGCGCCTGGTGGCGCTCGATCCCGAGCGCGTGGGCGATCCGTGCCATCGAGTGCTTGACGCGGTAGCTTCCGGTGCCCGAGGCCAGGCTCATCCGCCCCACCCGCAGCACCAACCCGGAGCGTCTGACCAGGTCGAGTTCGTCAGCGAGGTCGGAGTCGGGCGGCGCGCCGAGGGCACCCTCGCGCGGGCGGTCCCTGGGGTCCTCTGCGTGGCTCACTCCCCTAGCGTGGCAAAGCTCGCCGCAGTTCGCCTGGGTACAGGGTCGCACGCCGTGCACCCACGGCGGGACGGACTCACCCCACGGCGCCGCGCAGCGCGGGCAGGAGGTCACCCCGGCCGTGCGTGCTGGCAGCGACCGCCTGCAACCCGAGCCACTGGGCCATCTCCGTCAGCGAGCGGGCGAGGGCCTCGACCACCTCGCCGGACTCGGGCCATCGGGTGGCGCCGGGGGCCTGCCCCGGTCGCTCCAGATGCGCATGCTGCACCACCAGGTGTCGGCCGCGGCGATCGGCCTTGAGGTCCACCCGGGCCACCAGGTGCTCGCCCAGCAGGAAGGGCAGCACGTAGTACCCGTGGGATCGCAGGTGCCGGGGCGTGTAGATCCCGATGCGGTAGTGCATCCCGTAGAGCGCCAGCAGGCGGTTGCGCTCGAAGACCAACGGGTCGAAAGGGGCAAGAAGTGCGCGTGCGGCGACGCGGCGCGGACGGCGGGCCTTCGCATGCACATAGACCTCACCCCAGTCCGGCACGTGCGCCCGGGTCACCTCACCGGAATCGACCAACTGGGTCAGGGCGGGCCGGACCAGCGCGGCGGGCAGGCGGTAGTAGTCGCTCACGCACCGCGCGGTGCCGATACCCAGCGCCTGGACCGACCGCCGCACCAGGGAGCGCACGGCCTCCTCGCGCGGTGGGGTCGGGACCGACGGGACCACACGCTCGGCGAGGTCGTAGCGCCGCTCGAACTGCGGCGTGCGGCTCGCGCAGGCCACCTCGCCCACACGCAGCAGCACCTCCAGTGCCCGCTTGGTCTCGCCCCACTCCCACCACCCCGAACGGGACGCGCCGGTCCCCAGTTCGTCCTGCACCTGCCGGGATGTGCGCGGGCCCTGCACACGCAGCACCCCGCGCACCCGGTCCACCAGGTCCCGATGGGCGTCGAGGAACGGGGCGACGTGCCGGCCGGATCGCTGGCCCTCCCGCCACCACGCCAGGTCGCCGTAGACCGCCGGCGGGACCAGCGATGCCTCGTGTGCCCAGGTCTCCACAAGTCGCCGGGGCGGCGACGAACTCATCCGGGTGAGCAGGGCCGTGTCGTAGGGCCCGAGGCGGGCGAACACCGGGAGCACGTGGGCCCGCGCGAGCACGTTGACCGAGTCGATCTGCAGCAGACCGAGACGGTCGGTGAGTCGGGTCAGCGTTCCCAGGTCGACCCGGCGGGGACGGTCCCGGTCCAGCCCCTGTGCCGCGACGGCGATCCTGCGGGCTTGCGAGGGCGTGAGGGTCTCGACCATCCCGTCATCCTGCCAGCGCTCGCACGGGTCCCCGGCGTTCCGGGTCCACCCGCCAGGGGCGGTGTGCTCACAGCACGCGGGGTGCCGCGGCCACCGGCCGCAGCACCCCGCGTGGCGGTCGGCCTAGGAGGCCTCGACCTCGGAGGATGTCGCCTCGGCGTCGAGGCGGATCACGCCGTAGGTCCATCCGTGGCGGTGGTAGACCACCGCGGGCTGGTGGGACTCGGCCTCGACGAAGAGGTAGAAGGGGTGCCCGGCGAGTTCCATCTCGTCGATCGCGTCCTCCACGCTCATCGGCGCCGTGCGGTGCAACTTCTGACGCACGACCACCGGCGAGTCGCCCAACTGGGACTCCACCGCGACGTCCACCTCGTCGGGAGCGATGACGCGCTCGTTGGGCAGGTCGACGGTCTCAGCGGGGACGGGGTCGATCGGTGAGGCGGGGAACGGCATGGCGCGCTGGTCGCGGCGGGCCGACTTGGCCTTGCGGCGGTCGTGGGAGCGCCGCAGCCGTTCCAGCAGCTTCGTCGTCGCGACGTCCAGCGCCGCGTACTGGTCGGAGGCACTGGCCTCGGCCCGGATCACGGGCCCACGGTCGCGGACGGTCAACTCGATCCGTTCGCTCGAGGCGGCCTGCCTCGGGTTCGGCTCGTGCGAGACCTCGACGTCGACCCGCTGGGCGTAGGGGGCGAGCTGTGTCACCTTCGACAGCTTCTCCTCCACGTGCCGACGGAAGCGGGGGGCAACCTCGGTCTTCCGTCCGACCACAACGATCTCCATGGTGAATACCTCCATGATTTGTCCGGCGCAACGGCCGGGAGAAGTGAGGGGAACCGCCACTAGCGGGCGGAACAGGGCCGTACCACCTCCCGGGTGCGCACCCTCGCGCTCGTCGCGGCATCGGACCTTGACCCGCTGCCAAGGGTGCGACTGTGTTCCATGTCACGACGCTAGTACACCTTCGGCCCCGGTGACAGCCGATCCACCCCACGAGACGGTCACCGGCCGCTCAGTGGCCCGGGGGCGGCGCTCAACACCGCGGCCGCGAGGACCCGGCCGCCCGCGCCCTCGATCGCATCCGTGCACGCGGCCAGCGTGGCACCGGTCGTGACCACGTCGTCGACCAGCACCACCGCCGTGCCCGGCAGCGCGAGCCGCGGGCGCACCCGCAGGTCGCCGTCCCGGCGCTGGCGGGAGCTCCCACCGTGCTGCGCTGACCCGATCCCGCGCCGCAACGCCGTCACGACGACGGCGTCATGACCCGCCGCGGCGAGTCCCCGGGCGAGTGCGCAGCCCAGCGTCGCCACGGCTGGACGGCCACGCACGGCACGGGTGATTCCCGAGGGCGCCGGGACCACCCAGACCGGTTCCCCCCGCGCGAGCGGGACCTCGGGGGTTCCCGAGAGGTCGCTCCCCAACCTCGTCAGGGCATGTGCCAGGTGCGGCTCCAGGTCGCGGCGTCCGGCGAGTTTCCACGCCAGCACGAGATGGCGCAGATGACTCGTGTGGGTGCCGAGCGCGAGGACCGGGGTCCCCCGGGTCACCGGCGGCGAGACCCGGATCGGCGCGGCCTCCAGCACGGCGCGACACCGCGGGCACAGCACCTCCTCGGCCGCGCCGCAGCCGGCGCAGGCGACCGGCACCACGACGTCGAGCC
Protein-coding regions in this window:
- the secA gene encoding preprotein translocase subunit SecA; translated protein: MASILDRILRMGEGRQIKKLHGIAAQVNALEDVMADFTDAELAEETERFRQRHDGGAGESLDALLPEAFAVVREAGKRTLGQRLYDVQLMGGAALHFGNIAEMKTGEGKTITATLAAYLNSLSGKGVHVVTVNDYLARYQSELMGRVYRFLGVSSGVILSGQKSAERREHYAADITYGTNNELGFDYLRDNMAWSTKELVQRGHNFVIVDEVDSILIDEARTPLIISGPASGDSNRWFAEFARVVRRLELDVDYEVDEKKRTVGVLEPGIEKVEDHLGIHNLYESLNTPLIGFLNNAIKAKELFTRDKDYVVIKGEVLIVDEHTGRVLAGRRYNDGMHQAIEAKEGVTIKAENQTQATITLQNYFRLYDRISGMTGTAMTEAAEFQNTYEMGVVPIPTNRPMQRIDQPDLVFTTAEAKMRAVAQDIVERHATGQPVLVGTTSVEKSEALATLLKRQGVPHEVLNAKNHAREAAIIAMAGRKGAVTVATNMAGRGTDIMLGGNAEHLAQATLKDRGLSPVETPEEYEAAWPAALAEAQESVAAEHEEVLELGGLYVLGTERHESRRIDNQLRGRSGRQGDPGESRFYLSMQDDLMRLFNAGLAERFMASTAYPEDTPLESKMVSRGIASAQGQVEARNFEIRKNVLKYDDVLSRQREAVYGTRHRVLEGENLSEQVQEFVRSVLTDAVTAATMAPDPADWDLEELWELLKPLYPVDLEIADLEREVGGRAQLTREVLLREVLSDAEEAYKRREEEITPDLMRQLERRVVLSVMDRKWREHLYEMDYLKEGIGLRAMAQRDPLVEYQREGFQMFQAMNEAIREEVVGYIFHLEVKRPEPAAADQASDAAVPASDAAGESAESGAGEGLPAADEDVLGDADLGLDAPVRPERLQYSAPSEDGTATRVTGSAATGATGTNAREGAGAAAPGNRQERRRAAKEAKKPQ
- a CDS encoding threonine/serine ThrE exporter family protein, translated to MSHAEDPRDRPREGALGAPPDSDLADELDLVRRSGLVLRVGRMSLASGTGSYRVKHSMARIAHALGIERHQALVTLTEITTTSHRGRSFRTEVAEIRDVGVNAERLSLLQRLVDDVGAGPIGPDDLERRLDEIERRHHRYPPVLSGLWAGLACAAFAYLLGEGWVEMLGALVGAFGGQLLRRIMMARRYNQIGVTMSAATLACMLYLGVVSLVGLVAPAGPAVAAGFIAAVLFLVPGFPLVTASLDLARLDISAGLSRLTYGMVIVSSAALVVWVIAHTLAVPAPVAAPDPSLSRAAWQLVASFCGVLGFALMFNSPPAMAVVAAAIGCVPNTARLLAVENGVAPALAAAGGALVVGLVAAVIAPRMRVPRVTVSVPAVVIMVPGSTAYLAMVGLGDGDTLTALAFGVQACLSVLGIAVGLALARMLSDAEWAFER
- a CDS encoding winged helix-turn-helix domain-containing protein; protein product: MVETLTPSQARRIAVAAQGLDRDRPRRVDLGTLTRLTDRLGLLQIDSVNVLARAHVLPVFARLGPYDTALLTRMSSSPPRRLVETWAHEASLVPPAVYGDLAWWREGQRSGRHVAPFLDAHRDLVDRVRGVLRVQGPRTSRQVQDELGTGASRSGWWEWGETKRALEVLLRVGEVACASRTPQFERRYDLAERVVPSVPTPPREEAVRSLVRRSVQALGIGTARCVSDYYRLPAALVRPALTQLVDSGEVTRAHVPDWGEVYVHAKARRPRRVAARALLAPFDPLVFERNRLLALYGMHYRIGIYTPRHLRSHGYYVLPFLLGEHLVARVDLKADRRGRHLVVQHAHLERPGQAPGATRWPESGEVVEALARSLTEMAQWLGLQAVAASTHGRGDLLPALRGAVG
- the hpf gene encoding ribosome hibernation-promoting factor, HPF/YfiA family, which encodes MEIVVVGRKTEVAPRFRRHVEEKLSKVTQLAPYAQRVDVEVSHEPNPRQAASSERIELTVRDRGPVIRAEASASDQYAALDVATTKLLERLRRSHDRRKAKSARRDQRAMPFPASPIDPVPAETVDLPNERVIAPDEVDVAVESQLGDSPVVVRQKLHRTAPMSVEDAIDEMELAGHPFYLFVEAESHQPAVVYHRHGWTYGVIRLDAEATSSEVEAS
- a CDS encoding ComF family protein, with amino-acid sequence MSQRWGATRRGLRGLRGLAHAGLDVVVPVACAGCGAAEEVLCPRCRAVLEAAPIRVSPPVTRGTPVLALGTHTSHLRHLVLAWKLAGRRDLEPHLAHALTRLGSDLSGTPEVPLARGEPVWVVPAPSGITRAVRGRPAVATLGCALARGLAAAGHDAVVVTALRRGIGSAQHGGSSRQRRDGDLRVRPRLALPGTAVVLVDDVVTTGATLAACTDAIEGAGGRVLAAAVLSAAPGPLSGR